The proteins below are encoded in one region of Syngnathus acus chromosome 2, fSynAcu1.2, whole genome shotgun sequence:
- the LOC119131086 gene encoding ATP-dependent RNA helicase DDX3X-like isoform X3: protein MSHVSVENVHGLEQQLAVLDLNVADGQGGGPNRRYIPPHLRNTDGPKNGGNVFAARAGYTIAPAAAFGWDGGRGNFVNGYHDNRMTAGNAYNRGPPRMERGRGGMGGYRGNRGGSFNPINPAQPMGFGLYENKDAGGWNTAKDAYSSFGNNRGKSAFFNDRSNANRTRFDHGGYSGGGGGNSRWVEEPCNDGDWSKPTPLNERLEHELFSASNTGINFEKYDDIPVEATGQNCPHHIESFQDIDMGEIIMGNIALSRYTRPTPVQKYAIPIVKSKRDLMACAQTGSGKTAAFLLPILSQIYAEGPGDALNAAKASGQENGKYGRRKQYPISLVLAPTRELALQIYDEARKFSYRSRVRPCVVYGGADIGQQIRDLERGCHLLVATPGRLVDMMERGKIGLDYCKYLVLDEADRMLDMGFEPQIRRIVEQDTMPPKDIRQTMMFSATFPKEIQILARDFLDDYIFLAVGRVGSTSENITQKVVWVEESDKRSFLLDLLSATGKDSLTLVFVETKKGADALEDFLYREGYACTSIHGDRSQRDREEALNQFRSGKCPILVATAVAARGLDISNVKHVINFDLPSDIEEYVHRIGRTGRVGNLGLATSFFNDKNGNITKDLLDILVEAKQEVPSWLESLAYEHQHKSSNRGRSKRFAGGFGARDYRQTAAGGNAGGFGGRGVRNQAGHGGARGFAGGGFGTFYTSDGYGGNYSHSQVDWWGN from the exons ATGAGTCATGTGTCCGTCGAGAATGTCCATGGTCTAGAACAACAG CTTGCTGTCCTAGACTTGAATGTGGCAGACGGACAAGGTGGTGGCCCCAACA GAAGATACATTCCTCCACATTTACGGAACACAGATGGTCCTAAAAATG gAGGAAATGTGTTTGCTGCCAGGGCAGGCTACACCATCGCACCTGCCGCCGCCT TCGGTTGGGATGGCGGCCGCGGCAACTTTGTCAACGGCTACCATGACAACCGCATGACTGCCGGGAACGCTTACAACCGCGGCCCGCCTCGTATGGAGCGGGGCCGAGGGGGCATGGGCGGCTATCGCGGCAACAGAGGCGGCTCCTTCAATCCCATCAACCCCGCTCAGCCGATGGGCTTCGGCTTGTACGAAAACAAAG ACGCTGGTGGTTGGAACACCGCCAAGGACGCCTACAGCAGCTTCGGAAACAACAGAGGAAAGTCGGCTTTCTTTAATGACAGAAGCAACGCAAATCGTACACG TTTCGACCATGGCGGCTACAGTGGTGGCGGGGGTGGAAACAGCCGCTGGGTGGAGGAACCCTGCAATGATGGAGACTGGTCCAAACCGACGCCGCTCAACGAACGACTCGAGCA TGAGTTGTTCTCCGCCAGCAACACTGGGATTAATTTTGAGAAATACGACGACATTCCCGTCGAGGCCACTGGACAGAACTGCCCTCATCACATCGAGAGT TTCCAGGACATCGACATGGGGGAGATTATCATGGGCAACATTGCGCTGAGCCGCTACACCCGACCCACCCCTGTCCAGAAATACGCCATTCCCATCGTCAAGTCCAAGCGAGACCTCATGGCCTGCGCACAGACGG GTTCTGGAAAGACGGCGGCTTTCCTGCTGCCGATTCTAAGTCAAATCTACGCAGAGGGACCAGGAGATGCTCTGAATGCAGCTAAAGCGTCTGGGCAG GAGAATGGAAAATACGGCCGTCGTAAGCAGTACCCCATTTCTCTGGTCCTGGCCCCGACTCGAGAGCTGGCGCTACAGATATATGACGAAGCTAGGAAG TTTTCATACCGGTCCAGAGTGCGTCCTTGCGTCGTGTACGGAGGAGCAGACATTGGCCAGCAGATCCGAGATCTGGAGAGAGGTTGTCACCTGCTGGTGGCCACGCCTGGAAGGCTGGTGGACATGATGGAGAGGGGCAAGATTGGACTGGACTATTGCAA GTATCTTGTCCTGGATGAGGCGGATCGGATGCTGGACATGGGCTTCGAGCCTCAGATCCGGCGCATCGTCGAACAGGACACCATGCCGCCGAAAGACATCCGGCAGACCATGATGTTCAGCGCCACCTTTCCCAAAGAAATCCAG ATTCTGGCCAGGGATTTCCTGGATGACTACATCTTCCTGGCGGTGGGGCGAGTGGGCTCCACCTCCGAGAACATCACTCAGAAGGTGGTTTGGGTGGAAGAGAGCGACAAGAGGTCTTTTCTCCTGGACCTGCTCAGTGCCACAG GGAAGGACTCGCTGACTCTGGTATTTGTGGAGACCAAAAAAGGCGCCGACGCCTTGGAGGACTTCCTCTACCGGGAAGGTTACGCCTGCACCAGCATCCACGGCGACCGTTCCCAGAGGGACCGAGAGGAGGCTCTGAACCAGTTCCGATCCGGCAAATGCCCCATCCTGGTGGCTACCGCT GTTGCAGCTCGTGGTCTCGACATCTCCAACGTGAAGCACGTGATTAACTTTGACCTGCCGAGTGACATTGAAGAGTATGTCCACCGTATTGGACGCACAGGACGAGTCGGAAACCTGG GACTGGCCACGTCATTCTTCAACGACAAGAACGGGAACATCACTAAAGACCTGCTCGACATTTTGGTAGAAGCCAAACAGGAAGTTCCTTCATGGCTGGAGAGCCTGGCTTATGAGCACCAGCACAAGAGCAGCAACCGCGGACGCTCTAAGAG GTTCGCCGGTGGTTTCGGAGCACGCGACTATCGTCAGACGGCCGCCGGGGGCAACGCCGGAGGTTTCGGAGGGCGTGGCGTTCGGAACCAAGCGGGACACGGAGGAGCCCGTGGCTTTGCAGGAG GTGGTTTCGGAACCTTCTACACAAGCGACGGCTACGGCGGCAACTACTCGCATTCTCAAGTTGACTGGTGGGGCAactag
- the LOC119131086 gene encoding ATP-dependent RNA helicase DDX3X-like isoform X1, producing MSHVSVENVHGLEQQLAVLDLNVADGQGGGPNRRYIPPHLRNTDGPKNGGNVFAARAGYTIAPAAAFGWDGGRGNFVNGYHDNRMTAGNAYNRGPPRMERGRGGMGGYRGNRGGSFNPINPAQPMGFGLYENKDAGGWNTAKDAYSSFGNNRGKSAFFNDRSNANRTRFDHGGYSGGGGGNSRWVEEPCNDGDWSKPTPLNERLEHELFSASNTGINFEKYDDIPVEATGQNCPHHIESFQDIDMGEIIMGNIALSRYTRPTPVQKYAIPIVKSKRDLMACAQTGSGKTAAFLLPILSQIYAEGPGDALNAAKASGQENGKYGRRKQYPISLVLAPTRELALQIYDEARKFSYRSRVRPCVVYGGADIGQQIRDLERGCHLLVATPGRLVDMMERGKIGLDYCKYLVLDEADRMLDMGFEPQIRRIVEQDTMPPKDIRQTMMFSATFPKEIQILARDFLDDYIFLAVGRVGSTSENITQKVVWVEESDKRSFLLDLLSATVIPSEVQDNTGENMEKPGKDSLTLVFVETKKGADALEDFLYREGYACTSIHGDRSQRDREEALNQFRSGKCPILVATAVAARGLDISNVKHVINFDLPSDIEEYVHRIGRTGRVGNLGLATSFFNDKNGNITKDLLDILVEAKQEVPSWLESLAYEHQHKSSNRGRSKRFAGGFGARDYRQTAAGGNAGGFGGRGVRNQAGHGGARGFAGGGFGTFYTSDGYGGNYSHSQVDWWGN from the exons ATGAGTCATGTGTCCGTCGAGAATGTCCATGGTCTAGAACAACAG CTTGCTGTCCTAGACTTGAATGTGGCAGACGGACAAGGTGGTGGCCCCAACA GAAGATACATTCCTCCACATTTACGGAACACAGATGGTCCTAAAAATG gAGGAAATGTGTTTGCTGCCAGGGCAGGCTACACCATCGCACCTGCCGCCGCCT TCGGTTGGGATGGCGGCCGCGGCAACTTTGTCAACGGCTACCATGACAACCGCATGACTGCCGGGAACGCTTACAACCGCGGCCCGCCTCGTATGGAGCGGGGCCGAGGGGGCATGGGCGGCTATCGCGGCAACAGAGGCGGCTCCTTCAATCCCATCAACCCCGCTCAGCCGATGGGCTTCGGCTTGTACGAAAACAAAG ACGCTGGTGGTTGGAACACCGCCAAGGACGCCTACAGCAGCTTCGGAAACAACAGAGGAAAGTCGGCTTTCTTTAATGACAGAAGCAACGCAAATCGTACACG TTTCGACCATGGCGGCTACAGTGGTGGCGGGGGTGGAAACAGCCGCTGGGTGGAGGAACCCTGCAATGATGGAGACTGGTCCAAACCGACGCCGCTCAACGAACGACTCGAGCA TGAGTTGTTCTCCGCCAGCAACACTGGGATTAATTTTGAGAAATACGACGACATTCCCGTCGAGGCCACTGGACAGAACTGCCCTCATCACATCGAGAGT TTCCAGGACATCGACATGGGGGAGATTATCATGGGCAACATTGCGCTGAGCCGCTACACCCGACCCACCCCTGTCCAGAAATACGCCATTCCCATCGTCAAGTCCAAGCGAGACCTCATGGCCTGCGCACAGACGG GTTCTGGAAAGACGGCGGCTTTCCTGCTGCCGATTCTAAGTCAAATCTACGCAGAGGGACCAGGAGATGCTCTGAATGCAGCTAAAGCGTCTGGGCAG GAGAATGGAAAATACGGCCGTCGTAAGCAGTACCCCATTTCTCTGGTCCTGGCCCCGACTCGAGAGCTGGCGCTACAGATATATGACGAAGCTAGGAAG TTTTCATACCGGTCCAGAGTGCGTCCTTGCGTCGTGTACGGAGGAGCAGACATTGGCCAGCAGATCCGAGATCTGGAGAGAGGTTGTCACCTGCTGGTGGCCACGCCTGGAAGGCTGGTGGACATGATGGAGAGGGGCAAGATTGGACTGGACTATTGCAA GTATCTTGTCCTGGATGAGGCGGATCGGATGCTGGACATGGGCTTCGAGCCTCAGATCCGGCGCATCGTCGAACAGGACACCATGCCGCCGAAAGACATCCGGCAGACCATGATGTTCAGCGCCACCTTTCCCAAAGAAATCCAG ATTCTGGCCAGGGATTTCCTGGATGACTACATCTTCCTGGCGGTGGGGCGAGTGGGCTCCACCTCCGAGAACATCACTCAGAAGGTGGTTTGGGTGGAAGAGAGCGACAAGAGGTCTTTTCTCCTGGACCTGCTCAGTGCCACAG TCATCCCCAGCGAAGTGCAGGACAATACTGGAGAGAACATGGAGAAGCCTG GGAAGGACTCGCTGACTCTGGTATTTGTGGAGACCAAAAAAGGCGCCGACGCCTTGGAGGACTTCCTCTACCGGGAAGGTTACGCCTGCACCAGCATCCACGGCGACCGTTCCCAGAGGGACCGAGAGGAGGCTCTGAACCAGTTCCGATCCGGCAAATGCCCCATCCTGGTGGCTACCGCT GTTGCAGCTCGTGGTCTCGACATCTCCAACGTGAAGCACGTGATTAACTTTGACCTGCCGAGTGACATTGAAGAGTATGTCCACCGTATTGGACGCACAGGACGAGTCGGAAACCTGG GACTGGCCACGTCATTCTTCAACGACAAGAACGGGAACATCACTAAAGACCTGCTCGACATTTTGGTAGAAGCCAAACAGGAAGTTCCTTCATGGCTGGAGAGCCTGGCTTATGAGCACCAGCACAAGAGCAGCAACCGCGGACGCTCTAAGAG GTTCGCCGGTGGTTTCGGAGCACGCGACTATCGTCAGACGGCCGCCGGGGGCAACGCCGGAGGTTTCGGAGGGCGTGGCGTTCGGAACCAAGCGGGACACGGAGGAGCCCGTGGCTTTGCAGGAG GTGGTTTCGGAACCTTCTACACAAGCGACGGCTACGGCGGCAACTACTCGCATTCTCAAGTTGACTGGTGGGGCAactag
- the gpr180 gene encoding integral membrane protein GPR180 — translation MTACKMSCLITALTAAVFFSAQAFGKTVTGLFKTEVARQHQGQFITKFMYQGADGLLVCQLDNPSLAAEKESRLLLFANVDEDWDNLSCSERLTRAQFIISLNQEEHNQTILKQSSPTVWTALYTDRYTCQVDTAIPSHGDLRFTVLLLNADSAGNPLEHFSAEEAGLHTFYFLLLLAYFVASCIYIKPLYQALRKGGPMHTVLKVLTASLALHGCSALCKYIHMARYSRDGVGIPLMGSLAEFWAMAAQVSMLYTLLSLCVSWSLSRGRKPQSRPLQWEQSPASTAVAVCGVLVQGALLLWERYSASERQHHSQRNLASILLIALRVTLALLLASILYQIISTERSTLKRDFYLCFAKGSFLWFLCHPVLVLTSFVFNEHQREKVVTIGVILCQSISMVILYQLFLSRSLYWEVSSLSSVSLPLTMSRNNQRGRY, via the exons ATGACTGCCTGTAAAATGTCGTGTTTAATAACCGCACTTACAGCTGCAGTATTCTTTTCTGCACAGGCTTTCGGGAAAACGGTAACGGGACTTTTTAAGACCGAAGTAGCGAGGCAGCATCAAGGCCAATTCATCACAAAATTCATGTATCAAG GTGCTGATGGTTTGTTGGTCTGCCAACTGGACAACCCTTCACTAGCTGCAGAGAAGGAATCCCGACTGCTTCTGTTTGCAAATGTGGATGAGGATTGGGACAACCTCAGCTGCTCTGAAAGGCTCACCCGTGCCCAGTTCATCA TTTCTCTCAATCAAGAAGAACACAACCAGACGATTCTCAAGCAGTCATCCCCGACAGTGTGGACCGCTCTCTATACAGATCGATACACATGTCAG GTGGATACAGCCATTCCTTCTCATGGTGACCTCAGATTTACTGTCCTGCTGCTTAATGCCGATTCTGCAGGAAACCCTCTGGAGCATTTCAGCGCAGAGGAGGCAG GTCTCCACACGTTTTACTTCCTCCTGCTCCTGGCCTACTTTGTAGCGTCTTGTATCTACATTAAACCACTGTACCAGGCTCTGAGGAAAGGTGGTCCCATGCACACGGTCCTGAAGGTGCTGACCGCAAGTCTGGCCTTGCATGGATGCTCGGCCCTTTGCAAGTACATTCACATGGCCAG GTACTCCAGAGACGGCGTTGGTATTCCACTGATGGGCAGCCTGGCAGAGT TCTGGGCCATGGCAGCCCAAGTGTCAATGCTGTACACCTTACTGAGCCTGTGTGTGAGCTGGAGCCTGAGTCGAGGCCGGAAACCTCAATCGCGACCTCTGCAGTGGGAACAGTCTCCGGCGTCCACGGCCGTCGCCGTCTGCGGAGTCCTCGTGCAG GGGGCGCTTCTGCTGTGGGAGCGCTACTCCGCGTCCGAGCGTCAACATCACAGCCAGCGGAATCTGGCAAGCATTCTGCTCATCGCCCTGAGGGTGACGCTGGCCCTTCTGCTGGCCTCCATTCTCTACCAAATCATCTCCACTGAAAGGAGCACACTGAAAAGAGACTTCTACCTCTGCTTCGCCAAG GGATCCTTCCTGTGGTTCCTCTGTCATCCTGTCCTCGTCCTCACGTCATTCGTCTTCAATGAGCACCAGAGGGAGAAG GTGGTCACCATTGGCGTGATTCTGTGTCAGTCCATCTCCATGGTCATCCTCTACCAGCTTTTTCTGTCTCGCTCCCTCTACTGGGAAGTGTCCTCACTTTCCTCGGTGTCGCTGCCGCTCACAATGTCCAGGAACAACCAGAGGGGTCGCTACTGA
- the LOC119131118 gene encoding dTDP-D-glucose 4,6-dehydratase-like: protein MDSIRTVLVTGGSGFIGSHLVCSLVQKHPEWKILNLDNLDYCCSPRSLDSIKNTANYTFIKGDVCNAQLVNHIFNSHKIDIIFHLAAKTHVDSSFQSPAIFQHVNIHGTRVLLAAATQTRHRLQCFIYASSDEVYGSSLDEEFDENSPMRPSNPYSSSKAAAEHLVRLYWEKYKLPVIITRSNNIYGPKQYIEKVIPKFLTLLQMRKKCTIHGTLPKSRHFLFVDDTVNAFLLLLEKGIVGEVYNIGSNFEIAIVQLARELVKMVKNVPDAELNDWLEFVPDRPKVDIRYPIKCEKLQQLGWKAKVSWSDGIKRTVKWYQDHPDFWSDTPEGPGEIPSTLEDTNQ, encoded by the exons ATGGACTCCATCCGAACTGTTTTAGTGACTGGGGGTTCTGGGTTTAT TGGCTCTCACCTTGTGTGTTCACTGGTTCAAAAGCATCCCGAATGGAAAATTTTAAACTTGGATAAT CTAGATTACTGCTGCAGCCCAAGAAGTCTGGACAGTATTAAAAACACAGCCAACTACACTTTTATCAAg GGCGATGTATGTAACGCCCAGCTGGTGAACCACATCTTCAACTCTCACAAAATTGACATCATCTTCCACTTGGCCGCCAAAACCCACGTTG ATTCATCCTTCCAAAGCCCAGCCATTTTCCAGCACGTTAACATCCACGGCACGCGTGTTTTACTGGCAGCTGCCACTCAGACACGCCACAGGCTTCAGTGCTTCATCTACGCCAGCAGTGATGAAGTGTACGGATCGAGTCTAGATGAG GAATTTGATGAGAACAGTCCAATGAGGCCTTCCAATCCATATTCTTCCTCAAAGGCAGCTGCAGAGCACCTGGTCAGGTTGTACTGGGAAAAGTATAAG CTTCCTGTCATCATCACAAGGAGCAACAACATCTACGGTCCCAAGCAATACATTGAGAAG GTCATCCCTAAATTTCTAACGCTTTTGCAAATGCGCAAGAAATG TACCATTCACGGAACCCTCCCTAAATCTCGCCATTTCCTGTTCGTCGACGATACGGTCAACGCCTTCCTCCTGCTTCTGGAGAAAGGGATTGTGGGAGAAGTCTACAACATCGGCTCAAACTTTGAGATAGCCATCGTGCAACTAGCCAGGGAACTTGTCAAGATG GTAAAAAACGTGCCAGATGCCGAGCTGAACGACTGGCTGGAGTTTGTGCCAGACAGGCCGAAGGTCGACATCCGCTACCCTATCAAATGCGAAAAGCTTCAGCAGTTGGGCTGGAAGGCCAAAGTCTCCTGGTCTGATGGTATCAAACGGACTG tcaaATGGTACCAGGACCACCCAGACTTTTGGTCGGACACACCGGAGGGCCCGGGAGAAATTCCAAGCACGTTGGAAGATACCAACCAATAG
- the LOC119131086 gene encoding ATP-dependent RNA helicase DDX3X-like isoform X2: protein MSHVSVENVHGLEQQLAVLDLNVADGQGGGPNRGNVFAARAGYTIAPAAAFGWDGGRGNFVNGYHDNRMTAGNAYNRGPPRMERGRGGMGGYRGNRGGSFNPINPAQPMGFGLYENKDAGGWNTAKDAYSSFGNNRGKSAFFNDRSNANRTRFDHGGYSGGGGGNSRWVEEPCNDGDWSKPTPLNERLEHELFSASNTGINFEKYDDIPVEATGQNCPHHIESFQDIDMGEIIMGNIALSRYTRPTPVQKYAIPIVKSKRDLMACAQTGSGKTAAFLLPILSQIYAEGPGDALNAAKASGQENGKYGRRKQYPISLVLAPTRELALQIYDEARKFSYRSRVRPCVVYGGADIGQQIRDLERGCHLLVATPGRLVDMMERGKIGLDYCKYLVLDEADRMLDMGFEPQIRRIVEQDTMPPKDIRQTMMFSATFPKEIQILARDFLDDYIFLAVGRVGSTSENITQKVVWVEESDKRSFLLDLLSATVIPSEVQDNTGENMEKPGKDSLTLVFVETKKGADALEDFLYREGYACTSIHGDRSQRDREEALNQFRSGKCPILVATAVAARGLDISNVKHVINFDLPSDIEEYVHRIGRTGRVGNLGLATSFFNDKNGNITKDLLDILVEAKQEVPSWLESLAYEHQHKSSNRGRSKRFAGGFGARDYRQTAAGGNAGGFGGRGVRNQAGHGGARGFAGGGFGTFYTSDGYGGNYSHSQVDWWGN, encoded by the exons ATGAGTCATGTGTCCGTCGAGAATGTCCATGGTCTAGAACAACAG CTTGCTGTCCTAGACTTGAATGTGGCAGACGGACAAGGTGGTGGCCCCAACA gAGGAAATGTGTTTGCTGCCAGGGCAGGCTACACCATCGCACCTGCCGCCGCCT TCGGTTGGGATGGCGGCCGCGGCAACTTTGTCAACGGCTACCATGACAACCGCATGACTGCCGGGAACGCTTACAACCGCGGCCCGCCTCGTATGGAGCGGGGCCGAGGGGGCATGGGCGGCTATCGCGGCAACAGAGGCGGCTCCTTCAATCCCATCAACCCCGCTCAGCCGATGGGCTTCGGCTTGTACGAAAACAAAG ACGCTGGTGGTTGGAACACCGCCAAGGACGCCTACAGCAGCTTCGGAAACAACAGAGGAAAGTCGGCTTTCTTTAATGACAGAAGCAACGCAAATCGTACACG TTTCGACCATGGCGGCTACAGTGGTGGCGGGGGTGGAAACAGCCGCTGGGTGGAGGAACCCTGCAATGATGGAGACTGGTCCAAACCGACGCCGCTCAACGAACGACTCGAGCA TGAGTTGTTCTCCGCCAGCAACACTGGGATTAATTTTGAGAAATACGACGACATTCCCGTCGAGGCCACTGGACAGAACTGCCCTCATCACATCGAGAGT TTCCAGGACATCGACATGGGGGAGATTATCATGGGCAACATTGCGCTGAGCCGCTACACCCGACCCACCCCTGTCCAGAAATACGCCATTCCCATCGTCAAGTCCAAGCGAGACCTCATGGCCTGCGCACAGACGG GTTCTGGAAAGACGGCGGCTTTCCTGCTGCCGATTCTAAGTCAAATCTACGCAGAGGGACCAGGAGATGCTCTGAATGCAGCTAAAGCGTCTGGGCAG GAGAATGGAAAATACGGCCGTCGTAAGCAGTACCCCATTTCTCTGGTCCTGGCCCCGACTCGAGAGCTGGCGCTACAGATATATGACGAAGCTAGGAAG TTTTCATACCGGTCCAGAGTGCGTCCTTGCGTCGTGTACGGAGGAGCAGACATTGGCCAGCAGATCCGAGATCTGGAGAGAGGTTGTCACCTGCTGGTGGCCACGCCTGGAAGGCTGGTGGACATGATGGAGAGGGGCAAGATTGGACTGGACTATTGCAA GTATCTTGTCCTGGATGAGGCGGATCGGATGCTGGACATGGGCTTCGAGCCTCAGATCCGGCGCATCGTCGAACAGGACACCATGCCGCCGAAAGACATCCGGCAGACCATGATGTTCAGCGCCACCTTTCCCAAAGAAATCCAG ATTCTGGCCAGGGATTTCCTGGATGACTACATCTTCCTGGCGGTGGGGCGAGTGGGCTCCACCTCCGAGAACATCACTCAGAAGGTGGTTTGGGTGGAAGAGAGCGACAAGAGGTCTTTTCTCCTGGACCTGCTCAGTGCCACAG TCATCCCCAGCGAAGTGCAGGACAATACTGGAGAGAACATGGAGAAGCCTG GGAAGGACTCGCTGACTCTGGTATTTGTGGAGACCAAAAAAGGCGCCGACGCCTTGGAGGACTTCCTCTACCGGGAAGGTTACGCCTGCACCAGCATCCACGGCGACCGTTCCCAGAGGGACCGAGAGGAGGCTCTGAACCAGTTCCGATCCGGCAAATGCCCCATCCTGGTGGCTACCGCT GTTGCAGCTCGTGGTCTCGACATCTCCAACGTGAAGCACGTGATTAACTTTGACCTGCCGAGTGACATTGAAGAGTATGTCCACCGTATTGGACGCACAGGACGAGTCGGAAACCTGG GACTGGCCACGTCATTCTTCAACGACAAGAACGGGAACATCACTAAAGACCTGCTCGACATTTTGGTAGAAGCCAAACAGGAAGTTCCTTCATGGCTGGAGAGCCTGGCTTATGAGCACCAGCACAAGAGCAGCAACCGCGGACGCTCTAAGAG GTTCGCCGGTGGTTTCGGAGCACGCGACTATCGTCAGACGGCCGCCGGGGGCAACGCCGGAGGTTTCGGAGGGCGTGGCGTTCGGAACCAAGCGGGACACGGAGGAGCCCGTGGCTTTGCAGGAG GTGGTTTCGGAACCTTCTACACAAGCGACGGCTACGGCGGCAACTACTCGCATTCTCAAGTTGACTGGTGGGGCAactag